The window TACTTAACAGTTCAGTTCATGATGGTTGTTGATTCTTAATGATGTCATTGGAGAATGGTTTATGTTTGGCCACTGTTACTGAACGCTGTTGATTTTCACAAAAGTTGCAAAATAGGtaagaaagtgacagatagcATTAGCACAGTGCTAGCTACAAACAGGTGCTATCTTTCAAGAAAGGGTTGAATCAGGGACAGCCTGACTTGGTTTAAGatacctggaaaaaaaaaagtctttcttCTCATTCATCCAAGGGGATTCTTCAGTTCCAGCTTGTTTACCATTTTagatgtatgcatgtgtgagttcCAGACCCTTAAGATCAGATCATTTGGGTTTAAGGTTTTGATAACTCTACGCAATGGTTTACTTAATGTtataagctaacgttagctggctACCTTCCTTGGTATTGTCGGCTTCCTCCTCTGTTGAGGGATCGGTTCttattcaaaataaagaaaccaTCATGAAGAAACCTTTGGATGAGAGACAAAATGTTTCCAAGTATATATTCAACCAAGTCCAGTTGGCCTTGAATCCACCGTGTCTTGACTAACCACGGCCTGGATGACTGAGCTTCTTTTGTTGATGCCTTTGCAAGAATTACAACATGCTGTTGTGGtctttttaactgtaaagtatttatttattcatggccCAGTTGTCAGCGGCTGGTAACTGATGGTTTAGAGTTAGAGACGGCGTGTTTAGCGGAGGCGAGGCCGACCCGGTCCTGTCCTCGGTCGAAGATGCTGTAGAACTCTGTAAGAAATACATCTCCCAGAATCCACAGGGGCCCTTCAGGGGAAACGATGTCCACGGCCTGGAAACCACTGAAACACAACTCCCTGTCGCCAAGCATCTCctggagacagagacacagagacacagagacctTTTGAAGGGACATTTCAGTATTATgatgtatgtttatgttcaaCTTTATTTGTCATGTCAACCATAAAAGATATTGCTGAATGAATTATGATCATTTCTCTCAGGTCTGAGTGCATGGTCCATCaaacaaatgacaaagaaaTGTCAGCATTGAATGTAAGCTTTACTTTTGAAATGTTCACATCTTTTCATTGGTTTGTTTACCCTGAACTGGAGTGGAAAAAGTGCTGATTTTTTAGATTGTTTGGGGTGGAAACATGTGGTCCTTGCCTTTTATGGCACATGGTTTGAGATGTCTGTTCTGCATTTTCTTAAAACGCTAAAAACTGTCTTGAAACATCCATGGAACCTTCTGGAAACCATTCAGCTCTTAGGTTATTCTTTTAGGATTACATACCAAGAGTCTACAGGCCTAACTAAGCATTATATCAgcagttttatttaattaacattACACTGAACCAGAGAGGAGAAATTAATCACTGAAAGCATCCTTGAAAAACAGAGGAACCTTGTTGTACCCATGAACCTTTGGCCAAGAACTCTTGATCATTTCTGAAACCCTTTTAGAATACCTTAACACCTTCCAGACCCCGGTCCTTGGTCCCCAAAGTCTGACAGCCATTGGgaagttaaagaagaaaaacaagaacaggAAGACGAACCTTGCGGACGTATTGCTCAGCAGTCAGAGTGTACTCTTTCCCTCCGAGGACGAACGTCACATGAGGCAAACTGGACAACCTGACACAGTCGATCAGGAActaaacacaaaaatgtcaaatgagatgattttttttactaaaagtAGGATTCAGTTTAGTTCATATACCAGTTCACAACCTTCTAGGTTTAAAGTATTCTCCTGAAATGTCTAATCTGCTAATCAGACTTAGTTTCTACGGGTCGTTTACCTCTCCGATGTTAGTGGGCGAGGCTCCGATCAGCTGCTGGAGGCTGAGGATCTCATTGGTCGGTCCGGCGATGAGGGAAGTTCCAGTGTCGACGATCGCCTGGCAACCGTGAGGACAGAACGAACTCACACCCTGCACCgccacactgaaacacacagatcAGACGTTAGCATGTCTTAGTTAAGTATGAAGGAAGGCTTGTTTTAATCAAATAGCTATCGGACTAGATCCACTCAAACGTTGCATGTTGAGTAACTGCACCTTGTCCAATAATCCAGCTTGGACTGACACCTAGTGGTAGCTGCATGTATTGCAAAATGTTTTGATTATGACCACACACAACTGTGATGCGGATTAATCCACAGCCAAAGGTGGCAccaaaaatcaagaaaaacctTGTTAGTACAGGTCCAGGACTTGATCCTGGGGTTAAGATTACAGTTATGACTAACTAATTTCTTACTCAGATGTACAATAGTAAAACGTGTTGGTCACCTGTCCATCTTGATCTGCCAGTAGCCCTTAGCAGTCACAGGGAGCCAGTTGATTGGTCCGCTGTACTTCGCCTCGTCTGTTCCGCCTAGCAACAGTTCGCCTTCTGGGGTGCCGCTACTTGTTCCCCTGCAGGGACAAAAATCATATTCTAATAAACAAACTGTCATTTATACTCTGCTTATATTTAGTCAGGGACCCCaaacatcttttttatttgaatcAAACTATTGAAGTTTTTGCGTTCCTCTGGACCCTCCTGGTCCCTGTGTGTGAAATCCTTGAAACTTTTAGATATCTCTGGATCCTTTAAGACTAAAAGTCTCAAACAAACCATGTCCCAACCCAACCAAACACTCTACCAACAATTTTAATAATTGGTATTTTTGCGATCCTTGAAGAACCGTTGGACCTAGGCCTGCAGAACTCTTAAAACCCTTAAACTCTGTTGGTAAACTTGGACTCCTTTGGAACTCTTGTATCCCTGAGGAACTTTTGAACACCATGGACGATCTTAAAACACCAGGGAACCCTCAGAAGCTCCTGGACTTTGGACTACCCCAAACTGGACGCCATTAGAACCCAGTTCCTTTATGCATTCCCATCTACAGAAGACCTTTGAACCCAGTTGGATCCTCCTGAAACCCTTGGAGATCCCTGGATTCTTCTGAAACACAGGTAAACATCCTGCATCACCTGGAACCAATTGGAACTTTCTGGAAACCCTAGAACCTAATCCAAACATTCCCTGAAACCccttaaaacaggggtctcaaactcgcggcccgcggcccaattgtggccctcgtgacgatagtttgtggcccccaccttgatatgaaagtttaatgtgagttttatatgaatggcactttaccgtgttgtgtgtggaaggtccctttaattactttttttggtaattttgtgtctttttttaaataattttgtgtctttttaaaattattttgtgtctgttttttcgtatttctgtcttttttggtcattttgtgtctttttttttggtcattttgtgtcttttaagtaattcagttttttttctgtcattttgtgtctttttcttgtaatttagtgttttttctgtcattttgtgtatttttcttgtaatttagtgtctttttttggtcattgatACTGcccccagcggcccccaggtcatttgagtttgagacccctgatttaaaccCCCCCAAACTTTGAAGACCTTTGAACTTGACTATTGACTCCTAAAGGAACTTGTACTCCAGTTTGGAAACCACAAGCTTGTGACTTGAAAGTTGCTTCTTCAAAATAATGAAACCTGAACAGAGAGCAACAACAAGAAACTCTTCCCACTCTAATGGACCCTTAAACTGGTTGTACTGGTTGGTCTGGAAACAGAAGGTTGTACCTGCTGAGGTAGAAGGAGAAGACCGACTCCTGCACCGTCTTCTGCGCCACCATGTTGTCAAAAACGGGGTTCCCCAGGATCTCTGCCAGCGACGGGTAGCCCATCCCCAGAACCCCGTCGAACTTGGCCATCACAAACGCAGCGCCGGGCTCGTAGACGGACTCCCCGAACTCCTGGTTCAGGACGGTCAGACCCGCCACCTGGACCACAACACAACTGATATCATCATACcagacattataataataataataataataaataatacattttattggtaaagcacttttcatacagaaatctcaaagtgccacagaaaccagaaacaaaaaacaaaagactaagagaaaactCAGACACATTAATAAAGTAGATTATTAAgagattaaggtgcagagacaataataaaacatcTAGGGGCAACCAACTCTTATGCTGAGGAGAGATGCTTCATTTGTTTGGAATATGTCAACATTTACCAACAAACACTGTGGAGGCTGCTCCTGGAGGTTGGTTTGGTTTCTTAATAAATGGGACTAAGattgattttgttgtttattgcaattttaGATTTCGATTACTGCAGAATGTAGAAATTTGAGGCACACAGGAAGTTTAAGTGGGTTCAAAACAAATGATGCTGcacataaattacagtttctTCTTCGGGTCTGACATGCAACACAGGTTGACCAGAATCTCTCCTTTaatgttgtgattttttaacCCTTGAGTTGCATTAACTTTCTGTAAACACCACTTGTtctaatggtaaaaaaaatgacccaccttcactaaacccctaaaataaagcagcttggttgaattttaaaacccaaattaggggtgtgccatatcgtatcgttcacgataatatcttttttttttttttatggttaaaaaaaatgcatatcatgatattggcaacattcctacttcttgatgtagtggcgtaaggttgatGCATTATGCATTTCGTTAgccacaagctaacattagctaacaattaaagttgttttaatcacaaaaagctacttactctctgtcgctaaacacatgcagctttcaaaataagagcacagtatgttaacagaatccaccacagaacttacaagaagactgtcaaaataagatgccttaattaaacatacaagaacctttattctccttttac of the Centropristis striata isolate RG_2023a ecotype Rhode Island chromosome 22, C.striata_1.0, whole genome shotgun sequence genome contains:
- the nots gene encoding nothepsin, whose product is MTRTLLLLLLVWTSSALIRVPLRRGPSIRSQLRASGQLEDFLKEHRPDMFNRRYAQCFPPGTPSLRLGRSSEKIYNFMDAQFYGLISLGSPDQNFSVVFDTGSSDLWVPSTYCVSQACALHRRFRAFESSSFHHDGRMFGIHYGSGHLLGVIGRDSLKVAGLTVLNQEFGESVYEPGAAFVMAKFDGVLGMGYPSLAEILGNPVFDNMVAQKTVQESVFSFYLSRGTSSGTPEGELLLGGTDEAKYSGPINWLPVTAKGYWQIKMDSVAVQGVSSFCPHGCQAIVDTGTSLIAGPTNEILSLQQLIGASPTNIGEFLIDCVRLSSLPHVTFVLGGKEYTLTAEQYVRKEMLGDRELCFSGFQAVDIVSPEGPLWILGDVFLTEFYSIFDRGQDRVGLASAKHAVSNSKPSVTSR